Proteins encoded within one genomic window of Fibrobacter sp. UWB16:
- the lexA gene encoding transcriptional repressor LexA, with translation MENTNEKRKEMTARQEEIYEYIKKYSKENHMPPTVREIGNHFDISSTNGVRSILAALIKKGYINRSPRLSRGIEILNDEKESGKEVVNNTIEIPIVGRVAAGTPILAVQNLEGTVTIDRDFLACRSDVFALRVKGDSMINAGIFDGDLIFARQQKTADLGEIVVAQIDNEATVKYYHPSADHVELRPANPKYKPIIVNNKKDFSIAGRVIGVMRKVN, from the coding sequence ATGGAAAATACAAACGAAAAACGCAAAGAAATGACGGCAAGACAAGAAGAGATTTACGAATACATCAAGAAGTATTCTAAAGAAAATCACATGCCGCCAACAGTTCGCGAAATCGGCAACCATTTCGACATTTCTTCGACGAACGGAGTGCGTTCCATTCTCGCAGCCCTCATCAAGAAAGGCTATATCAACCGCTCTCCGCGTCTCAGCCGCGGCATCGAAATCTTAAATGACGAAAAGGAATCCGGCAAGGAAGTCGTCAACAACACAATCGAAATTCCTATTGTCGGGCGTGTTGCTGCAGGTACTCCGATTCTCGCCGTTCAAAACCTCGAAGGAACCGTTACTATAGATCGAGACTTCCTCGCTTGCCGTAGCGACGTGTTTGCTCTCCGCGTCAAGGGCGATTCCATGATTAACGCAGGCATCTTCGATGGTGACTTGATTTTCGCTCGTCAGCAAAAGACCGCCGACCTTGGCGAAATTGTCGTTGCACAAATCGATAACGAAGCAACAGTCAAGTACTATCATCCGAGCGCCGACCACGTCGAACTCCGCCCGGCCAACCCGAAGTACAAGCCCATCATCGTGAACAACAAGAAAGACTTCTCTATTGCAGGCCGCGTCATCGGCGTGATGAGAAAGGTTAATTAA
- a CDS encoding TatD family hydrolase, whose amino-acid sequence MFIDTHCHIDSYERHAGESFDALLERFQSANFTTERSSAKEKAAASKIAQPEAFIHVACDPADFDRARELSEKYPFVYSAYGIHPEYVETETTEDEARMMEFLKHPKCVACGEFGLDYHYGAETKAAQVKLFERHLQLGIESGKPLVLHLREADDDALAVLRAANLHDRNVHVHCFTGTPEFVEQLLQLDANIFVGFTGIVTFNNAQNVRDAAALVPLNQMLLETDAPYMAPVPFRGKPCHSGYIPFIADKLAEIKNVTVEELYHHCRENTKKCYGI is encoded by the coding sequence ATGTTCATCGATACTCATTGTCACATTGATTCTTACGAGCGCCATGCGGGCGAATCTTTTGATGCACTCCTAGAGCGCTTTCAGTCCGCCAACTTCACGACCGAACGCAGCTCCGCCAAAGAAAAAGCGGCAGCCTCCAAGATTGCACAGCCAGAAGCATTCATCCATGTGGCCTGCGACCCGGCAGACTTCGACCGCGCTCGCGAACTCAGCGAAAAGTATCCCTTCGTCTACTCCGCTTACGGCATCCATCCCGAGTACGTCGAAACAGAAACAACCGAAGACGAAGCCCGGATGATGGAATTTTTGAAGCACCCCAAGTGCGTCGCCTGCGGTGAATTCGGCCTCGATTACCATTACGGAGCCGAGACTAAGGCTGCACAAGTCAAGCTCTTCGAACGCCATTTGCAGCTCGGCATCGAAAGCGGCAAGCCCCTCGTGCTCCACCTCCGCGAAGCCGATGACGACGCCCTCGCCGTCCTGCGCGCAGCAAACTTGCACGACCGCAACGTTCATGTACACTGCTTTACGGGCACGCCTGAATTCGTCGAGCAGCTCCTTCAGCTAGACGCAAACATCTTCGTCGGATTCACGGGAATCGTCACGTTCAACAACGCACAAAACGTCCGAGACGCAGCAGCGCTTGTACCGCTCAACCAAATGCTTTTGGAGACCGACGCCCCTTACATGGCGCCCGTCCCCTTCCGCGGCAAGCCCTGCCACTCCGGCTACATCCCGTTTATCGCCGACAAACTCGCCGAAATAAAAAACGTGACGGTAGAAGAACTCTACCATCACTGTCGTGAAAACACGAAAAAATGCTACGGAATCTAA
- a CDS encoding fibrobacter succinogenes major paralogous domain-containing protein has translation MMSLRVGMASATVFGLLLLAACGGDSGTSAPSDNGTSSSEGIQSSSSSSKVESSSSVILSGDSHEESSSSSSVELNCSALLEGATDWNWNVPKECRFNSGIAYDSMTDPRDGQIYKTVKIGDQVWMAENLNYADSVKTPSLLKRSWCYNNKAENCAVAGRLYTWLAAIDSLKLATDAANPQDCGLLKSCTLPDTVQGICPPGWHLPTDTEWIILFTEVGGESTAGKALKSQTGWNESGNGSDAYGFSALPAGLRYSGGAFGLGGYYAYFWSATETYSNPRYSYHGDADDMYLFSSYEETGLYHHDKGSAISVRCLKDGMSSSGEKAKSSSSNKDEAVSSSSNQSSSSNEDNEIDGDRCWDMPKEAYLNPEIDYGSMTDSRDGQIYKTVKIGDQVWMAENLNYADSVKTPSLKGKSWCYKNKTENCAVAGRLYTWAAAIDSVKFATDADNPQDCGYGKTCTLPAKVQGICPDGWHLPTKTEWETLFIEVGGKSTAEKNLKSQNGWDISNGTDAFGFSAIPAGLGRTWIPEGFYFFYKGDYAFFWSATESIEYIGNIRAYSMELDYNYETENLDGSYKEFAYSVRCLKDL, from the coding sequence ATGATGTCCTTGCGTGTGGGCATGGCATCTGCGACTGTTTTTGGTTTGCTTTTGCTTGCGGCTTGTGGCGGCGACAGCGGTACTAGTGCTCCAAGTGACAATGGAACTTCTAGTTCTGAAGGAATTCAGAGTTCTTCTAGTAGCTCCAAAGTTGAATCGTCGTCCAGTGTCATTCTGAGTGGTGATAGCCACGAAGAATCGAGTAGCAGTTCATCTGTTGAATTGAATTGTTCGGCGCTTTTAGAGGGGGCGACTGACTGGAATTGGAATGTCCCTAAAGAATGTCGCTTCAATTCTGGTATTGCCTATGATTCAATGACGGATCCCCGCGATGGTCAAATTTACAAGACTGTGAAAATCGGTGACCAAGTGTGGATGGCCGAAAACTTGAACTATGCCGATAGTGTCAAAACTCCGAGCCTGTTGAAACGCAGTTGGTGCTATAACAACAAGGCTGAAAATTGTGCAGTGGCTGGACGCCTTTACACCTGGTTAGCTGCGATTGACTCGCTGAAGCTCGCGACGGATGCCGCCAATCCGCAGGACTGCGGTTTGCTCAAAAGCTGTACTCTGCCTGATACCGTTCAAGGCATATGTCCGCCGGGCTGGCATTTGCCAACGGACACCGAATGGATCATTTTGTTTACCGAAGTGGGCGGAGAATCGACAGCTGGCAAGGCTCTCAAGTCGCAGACGGGTTGGAACGAAAGTGGCAATGGTTCGGATGCGTATGGATTCTCTGCGCTTCCTGCAGGCCTCAGGTATAGCGGTGGCGCCTTCGGCCTCGGCGGCTACTACGCCTACTTCTGGAGTGCAACTGAGACCTATAGCAACCCCCGCTACAGCTATCACGGCGACGCTGACGATATGTACTTGTTCAGCAGCTACGAGGAGACCGGTCTGTACCACCACGACAAGGGCAGCGCCATTTCAGTTCGTTGCCTGAAGGATGGAATGTCTTCTAGTGGTGAAAAGGCAAAATCATCGTCTAGCAATAAGGACGAGGCGGTGTCATCTTCTAGTAATCAGAGTTCTTCATCGAACGAAGATAATGAAATTGATGGGGACAGGTGCTGGGATATGCCGAAGGAAGCTTATTTGAATCCTGAAATAGACTACGGTTCAATGACGGATTCCCGCGATGGTCAGATTTACAAGACTGTGAAAATCGGTGATCAGGTATGGATGGCCGAAAATTTGAACTATGCCGATAGTGTCAAGACTCCGAGCTTGAAGGGGAAGAGCTGGTGCTACAAAAACAAAACTGAAAACTGTGCTGTGGCCGGTCGCCTTTATACTTGGGCGGCTGCGATAGACTCGGTGAAGTTCGCAACCGATGCCGACAACCCGCAGGACTGCGGTTACGGCAAAACCTGTACGCTCCCGGCAAAGGTGCAGGGCATTTGTCCCGATGGTTGGCACTTGCCGACGAAAACAGAATGGGAAACCCTGTTTATCGAAGTGGGTGGAAAATCAACTGCTGAAAAAAATCTTAAGTCGCAGAATGGTTGGGATATTAGCAACGGTACGGATGCGTTCGGCTTCTCTGCGATCCCTGCTGGTCTCGGGCGTACCTGGATTCCGGAGGGGTTTTATTTCTTCTATAAAGGCGACTACGCCTTCTTCTGGAGTGCCACTGAGTCCATTGAGTACATTGGCAACATCCGGGCTTACAGCATGGAATTGGACTACAACTACGAAACTGAAAACTTGGACGGCTCCTACAAGGAGTTCGCTTACTCAGTTCGTTGTCTGAAGGACTTGTAG
- a CDS encoding peptidylprolyl isomerase, translated as MFKKLIICSALCLAANSFAAGKVFNKDYTGVSQILAEITTHEGKIVVDLNFKAAPNTVANFVDLASSGFYDGLVFHRVINGFMIQGGDPKGDGTGDPGYTIDDEKNDLKHEAGVISMANKGPNTGGSQFFITQLPQPHLDGHHTVFGKVIEGQDIVCRIDPYDPILNIKIVEKK; from the coding sequence TTGTTTAAAAAGCTCATTATTTGCAGTGCCTTGTGTCTTGCCGCAAATTCTTTTGCCGCAGGTAAAGTTTTCAACAAGGATTACACGGGTGTTTCCCAAATTCTTGCCGAGATTACGACTCATGAGGGTAAAATCGTTGTGGACTTGAACTTCAAGGCTGCTCCGAATACCGTAGCGAACTTTGTAGATCTCGCCAGCTCGGGCTTCTACGATGGTCTTGTGTTCCATCGTGTTATTAACGGTTTCATGATTCAGGGTGGTGACCCGAAGGGTGATGGAACAGGCGATCCTGGTTATACCATTGATGATGAAAAGAATGATCTCAAGCATGAGGCCGGTGTGATTTCTATGGCTAATAAAGGCCCGAATACCGGTGGATCGCAGTTCTTTATTACGCAGCTCCCGCAGCCGCATTTAGACGGTCATCATACTGTGTTTGGTAAGGTCATTGAAGGCCAAGACATCGTCTGCCGCATTGACCCGTACGATCCGATTTTGAACATTAAAATTGTGGAAAAGAAGTAA
- a CDS encoding DUF1015 domain-containing protein: MMHIYPFKALRPVNPAEAETISALPYDVMNRAEAKAMAEGLPHSYLRVTRAELELPDSVDAYDPKVYAHARENLDKMIEDGVIAFDPKPCLYVYRQTMNGREQYGLVCCVPAADYFNGTIKKHELTRADKEEDRLRHVLATNANTGPVFLTYRDNGQFDIFGAVTKRKPVYDFVSKGDGFGHTVWVIDDDAEIEAIRKSFEEIPVSYIADGHHRSAAGARAASYRAEQNPKNTGNEEYNRYLAILFPSTQLKILDYNRVLKDLNGRTPEQLMEEMKLVFDIEELPSMQSPAKQNQVNFYMGGKWYACTFKDKFLKNLGPVDSLDVALLQKLILKPLFDIDDPRTSKRIDFVGGIRGLGELVKRVDSGECACAFAMYPTTLDQLMSIADAGEIMPPKSTWFEPKLRDGLLVHTLD; the protein is encoded by the coding sequence ATGATGCACATCTATCCGTTCAAGGCTTTGCGTCCGGTGAACCCGGCTGAAGCTGAGACTATCTCTGCGCTCCCTTACGACGTGATGAATCGCGCCGAAGCCAAGGCTATGGCTGAGGGCCTTCCGCACTCCTACTTGCGCGTGACGCGTGCCGAACTCGAACTTCCGGATTCTGTCGACGCTTACGATCCGAAGGTTTATGCCCACGCTCGTGAAAATCTCGACAAGATGATCGAAGACGGCGTGATCGCTTTCGACCCGAAGCCGTGCCTCTACGTTTATCGCCAGACGATGAACGGTCGCGAACAGTACGGTCTTGTGTGCTGCGTTCCGGCTGCCGACTACTTCAACGGCACCATCAAGAAGCACGAACTTACCCGCGCTGACAAGGAAGAAGACCGTTTGCGCCATGTGCTCGCTACGAACGCCAATACGGGTCCGGTGTTCCTCACTTACCGCGACAACGGCCAGTTCGATATCTTCGGTGCCGTGACCAAGCGCAAGCCTGTTTACGACTTCGTGAGCAAGGGCGACGGCTTTGGCCACACGGTTTGGGTCATCGACGATGATGCTGAAATCGAAGCTATCCGCAAGTCCTTCGAAGAAATTCCGGTAAGCTACATCGCTGACGGTCACCACCGCAGTGCTGCTGGTGCTCGCGCTGCCAGCTACCGCGCCGAACAGAATCCGAAGAACACGGGCAACGAAGAATACAACCGTTACCTCGCTATTCTTTTCCCGAGCACCCAGCTCAAGATTTTGGACTACAACCGCGTGCTTAAGGACTTGAACGGCCGCACGCCGGAACAGCTCATGGAAGAAATGAAGCTTGTGTTCGACATCGAAGAATTGCCGAGCATGCAGAGCCCGGCTAAGCAGAATCAGGTGAACTTCTACATGGGCGGCAAGTGGTATGCTTGCACGTTCAAGGACAAGTTCCTCAAGAACTTGGGTCCGGTCGACAGCCTCGACGTGGCTCTCCTCCAGAAGCTTATCTTGAAGCCGCTCTTCGACATTGACGATCCGCGTACTTCCAAGCGCATCGACTTTGTCGGTGGCATCCGTGGTCTTGGCGAACTTGTGAAGCGCGTCGATAGCGGTGAATGCGCTTGCGCCTTTGCAATGTATCCGACCACGCTTGATCAGCTCATGAGCATTGCCGACGCTGGCGAAATCATGCCGCCGAAGAGCACTTGGTTTGAACCGAAGCTCCGCGACGGTCTCTTGGTCCACACGCTCGACTAA
- the lepA gene encoding translation elongation factor 4, with amino-acid sequence MPQNNNIRNFSIIAHIDHGKSTLADRMIELTKTVSKNEMMNQLLDDMDLERERGITIKAHAIRMVYEKDGEEYILNMIDTPGHVDFTYEVSRSLAACEGAILVVDASQGIEAQTLSNLYLAIENDLTIIPVLNKVDLPGAQPDHVAQLVGDLLGYDPDKIPRISAKTGLNVEQVLDKIVDEIPAPKGDAGKPLKALIFDSVYDSYRGVINYIRIVEGTLKAGMKIRMMKTGGEYVVTEVGTFSMRRDPRPELTEGMVGYVLANVKTISDVKIGDTLTDAANPAEEPLPGYKDVLPMIYSGIYPIDPEDYKDLREALEKLRLNDSALCWEPETSEALGFGFRTGFLGLLHMEIVQERLDREFNVDIITTVPNVEYHVYMSDGSMVKIESPSKLPDASRYDYIEEPYVKAQIFTPKEYVGAMMTLCEEKRGTFETMEYIDETKVILKYDLPLAEIMFDFYDRLKSLSRGYAGLDYTPSEYKRNNLVKLDILLNGDPVDAFSVIIHRDKANTYANAICVKLKDLIPRQQFDVAIQGAIGGKIISRSTVKAVRKDVLAKCYGGDITRKRKLLEKQKEGKKRMKSIGSVEVPQKAFLAVLSLSDDSTGGND; translated from the coding sequence ATGCCGCAAAACAACAATATCCGCAATTTTAGCATTATCGCCCACATCGATCACGGCAAATCCACCTTGGCCGACAGAATGATTGAACTGACCAAGACCGTTTCCAAGAACGAAATGATGAACCAGCTCCTGGACGACATGGACCTGGAACGCGAACGCGGCATTACGATCAAGGCTCATGCCATCCGCATGGTCTACGAAAAAGATGGCGAAGAATACATTTTGAACATGATCGATACGCCGGGGCACGTGGACTTCACCTACGAAGTCAGCCGATCCCTCGCAGCTTGCGAAGGCGCCATCCTCGTCGTGGATGCAAGCCAAGGCATCGAAGCCCAGACGCTTTCTAACCTCTACCTTGCGATTGAAAACGACCTAACCATCATCCCGGTTTTGAACAAAGTAGACCTTCCGGGCGCCCAGCCCGATCACGTGGCACAGCTCGTCGGTGACTTGCTCGGTTACGATCCGGACAAGATTCCGCGCATTTCCGCCAAAACCGGCCTCAACGTGGAACAGGTGCTCGACAAGATCGTCGATGAAATCCCGGCCCCGAAGGGTGATGCAGGCAAGCCGCTCAAGGCTCTCATTTTCGACTCCGTTTACGATTCCTACCGCGGCGTGATCAACTACATTCGCATTGTCGAAGGCACGCTCAAGGCGGGCATGAAGATTCGCATGATGAAGACGGGTGGCGAATATGTGGTGACCGAAGTCGGTACATTCAGCATGCGCCGCGACCCGCGTCCGGAACTGACCGAAGGCATGGTCGGTTACGTGCTTGCAAACGTCAAGACGATTAGCGACGTGAAAATCGGTGACACGCTTACGGATGCAGCGAACCCGGCCGAAGAACCGCTCCCGGGCTACAAGGACGTGCTCCCGATGATTTACTCGGGTATCTACCCCATCGACCCGGAAGACTACAAGGATTTGCGCGAAGCCCTCGAAAAGCTCCGCCTCAACGACTCCGCCCTTTGCTGGGAACCGGAAACATCCGAAGCGCTCGGCTTTGGTTTTCGCACGGGCTTCCTCGGACTTTTGCACATGGAAATTGTGCAGGAACGTTTGGACCGAGAATTCAATGTGGACATCATCACGACCGTGCCGAACGTGGAATACCACGTTTACATGAGCGACGGCTCCATGGTGAAAATCGAAAGCCCGTCCAAGCTCCCCGACGCTAGCCGCTATGACTACATCGAAGAGCCGTACGTGAAGGCCCAGATCTTTACGCCGAAGGAATACGTGGGCGCCATGATGACGCTTTGCGAAGAAAAGCGCGGCACGTTCGAAACGATGGAATACATCGACGAAACGAAGGTCATCCTCAAGTACGACCTTCCGCTAGCCGAAATCATGTTCGACTTCTACGACCGTCTCAAATCTCTGAGCCGTGGTTACGCAGGCCTTGACTACACGCCGAGCGAATACAAGCGCAACAACCTCGTCAAGCTCGACATTCTCTTGAACGGTGACCCGGTCGACGCCTTCTCCGTGATTATCCACCGCGACAAGGCCAACACCTACGCTAACGCCATCTGCGTAAAACTCAAGGACCTCATTCCACGCCAGCAGTTCGATGTGGCCATCCAGGGCGCCATCGGTGGCAAGATTATCAGCCGTTCGACCGTGAAGGCAGTCCGCAAGGACGTGCTTGCCAAGTGCTACGGCGGTGACATCACCCGTAAACGCAAGCTCCTCGAAAAGCAGAAGGAAGGTAAGAAGCGCATGAAGAGCATCGGCTCCGTGGAAGTACCGCAAAAGGCGTTCCTCGCAGTCCTCTCGCTCAGCGACGACTCTACCGGCGGCAACGATTAA
- a CDS encoding S26 family signal peptidase: MSALDRKVKFLQRRHSKTHVFVLVFILSVVLAAMIGVRHYIFEPVRLQDNSLFPKYKKNSIMWMCKLPSCTQNVGYGDYVWGVLRNQDNMVRKVLGIPGDSITITNNSKVYTPHKNFKWKGEDAFIETRKIHIPRKGDTLVFDKLNDVEQDYLISLMHEQNEKFYVKSSLWQGKRQMPLERIGSTKLGNRLVSLQEIDYMPWQDRYLVELQIFLAEPGNTPIHIKRELYSAKDSSKISFYVVPEDCYYLICEKSNHCADSREIGYFTQKNFVGSANKVANNIQKKVDNRIFQAKEFVKNLIAKSKRKDKSKSDKKEKKKTQPPKRATKTKDS, from the coding sequence ATGTCAGCACTCGATCGTAAAGTCAAATTTTTACAACGACGTCATTCCAAGACGCACGTGTTTGTACTTGTCTTTATTCTCAGTGTTGTTCTTGCCGCCATGATCGGCGTGCGCCACTATATTTTTGAACCAGTCCGCCTGCAAGACAATTCCCTGTTTCCAAAATACAAGAAGAACAGCATCATGTGGATGTGCAAGCTTCCAAGTTGCACCCAAAATGTTGGATATGGGGATTATGTCTGGGGCGTTCTCCGCAACCAGGACAACATGGTGCGAAAAGTTCTTGGTATTCCTGGCGACTCCATCACAATTACAAACAACAGTAAAGTCTATACTCCTCATAAAAATTTCAAATGGAAAGGCGAAGACGCCTTCATTGAAACTCGCAAAATCCACATTCCGCGTAAAGGCGACACACTCGTTTTTGACAAGCTAAACGACGTAGAACAAGATTACCTTATTTCTCTCATGCACGAGCAGAACGAAAAGTTCTATGTCAAATCAAGCCTTTGGCAAGGGAAAAGGCAAATGCCCCTTGAACGCATAGGATCCACCAAGCTTGGGAACCGCCTTGTCAGCTTGCAAGAAATCGACTACATGCCATGGCAAGACCGCTACCTTGTAGAACTCCAGATTTTCCTTGCAGAACCAGGAAACACGCCCATACACATCAAACGAGAATTATATAGCGCCAAGGATTCTTCAAAGATTTCTTTTTACGTTGTTCCTGAAGACTGTTATTATCTCATCTGCGAAAAATCAAACCACTGCGCAGATTCAAGGGAAATTGGCTACTTTACCCAAAAGAATTTTGTAGGCAGCGCCAATAAAGTTGCAAACAACATTCAAAAAAAGGTTGATAACCGAATTTTTCAGGCTAAAGAATTCGTCAAGAATCTCATCGCCAAAAGCAAAAGAAAGGACAAATCCAAGTCCGACAAAAAAGAAAAGAAAAAGACTCAGCCTCCTAAGCGAGCTACCAAAACCAAAGATTCTTAA
- a CDS encoding bifunctional diguanylate cyclase/phosphodiesterase, producing the protein MDGRKIRNDVEIPEPKVVEPIRDLRKDLLEKDEMFQMMIDVSSDGFWTFDVASGKVYWSNRIAKLLDAESANLEDSFEPLKKRVIESDWNAFREQLNSALQTSGTFSCSLTLLDASKKNAKLVISGRVQSNNLGRPIRVIGSLTEALDRKSVEREHYNYVYQDALTGIYNRKYFLEKLKNDVDIAAKRPGYVFAVALLDVDSFGAINASYSINIGDNVLRTIADRLKSVARPDDCVARIGPDVFAVILHNIQSRDPNDDLIPLVRNIHNKVKSPIALEGKDLYISVSMSIVVNQDVDCVEDILANANASLRDMKKGINHGGIQFFSGGIREKAMKLYKLEFEIRRAIQAQEFVLMYQPIVDIQAGNKIVGFEALVRWNQSERGIISPAEFIPIAEETGLIVPMGALILRMACKQTKQWVDMGYKDIQVAVNFSAKQFSMDSMVDDVRRVLAETNLNPRNLKLEITEYTAMCEADKTIEIMRALSNMGIQISIDDFGTGYSSLSYLKRYPVHTLKMDKYFVDHVADNEEDASFARMVIGIARSLNLDLIAEGVETKEQLDFLYREGCHLIQGFYFSRPLNTDMALEYMKEHYNVPTQGSTFETEQNVVKA; encoded by the coding sequence ATGGACGGTCGGAAAATTCGCAATGATGTGGAAATCCCTGAACCGAAGGTGGTTGAGCCGATTCGTGATCTCCGTAAGGATCTTTTAGAAAAAGATGAAATGTTCCAGATGATGATTGATGTTTCGTCGGATGGTTTCTGGACGTTTGATGTCGCATCAGGGAAGGTTTATTGGTCGAATCGGATTGCCAAGTTGCTTGATGCCGAAAGCGCAAACCTTGAAGATTCTTTTGAACCCTTGAAAAAGCGTGTTATCGAAAGTGATTGGAATGCTTTCCGTGAACAGCTCAATTCCGCTTTACAGACCTCTGGTACATTCTCTTGCTCTTTGACTTTACTTGATGCTTCCAAGAAAAACGCAAAACTTGTGATTAGCGGTCGCGTTCAGAGCAATAATCTGGGTCGCCCGATTCGCGTGATTGGTTCCTTGACAGAAGCTCTTGACCGCAAGTCTGTTGAACGCGAACATTACAACTATGTTTATCAAGATGCGCTCACGGGCATTTATAACCGCAAGTACTTCCTCGAAAAATTGAAAAATGATGTGGATATTGCGGCAAAGCGTCCTGGCTATGTTTTTGCAGTTGCGCTTTTGGATGTCGATAGCTTTGGTGCTATCAATGCTTCTTATTCCATTAACATCGGTGATAATGTTCTCCGTACGATTGCAGACCGTTTAAAATCTGTTGCCCGTCCGGATGACTGCGTGGCTCGTATTGGACCTGATGTGTTCGCTGTTATCTTGCATAACATCCAGAGCCGTGACCCGAATGACGATTTGATTCCGCTTGTCCGTAACATCCATAACAAGGTTAAGTCTCCGATTGCGCTGGAAGGCAAGGACCTCTACATCAGCGTTTCGATGTCGATTGTCGTGAACCAGGATGTCGATTGCGTCGAAGATATTCTCGCCAATGCAAATGCTAGCCTTCGCGATATGAAGAAGGGCATTAACCATGGCGGTATCCAGTTCTTTAGCGGTGGCATTCGCGAAAAGGCGATGAAACTTTACAAGCTTGAATTCGAAATCCGCCGTGCAATACAGGCGCAAGAATTCGTGCTGATGTACCAGCCGATTGTCGATATTCAGGCGGGCAACAAGATTGTGGGCTTTGAAGCTCTTGTGCGCTGGAACCAGTCGGAACGCGGCATTATTTCGCCGGCTGAATTTATCCCGATTGCCGAAGAAACGGGCCTTATTGTGCCGATGGGTGCGCTCATTTTGCGCATGGCATGCAAGCAGACCAAGCAATGGGTGGACATGGGCTACAAGGATATCCAAGTGGCGGTGAACTTCTCTGCTAAGCAGTTTTCGATGGATTCCATGGTTGACGATGTGCGCCGTGTGCTGGCCGAGACAAATTTGAATCCGCGTAACTTGAAACTTGAAATTACCGAATACACGGCTATGTGCGAAGCGGACAAGACGATTGAAATCATGCGAGCGCTTTCGAATATGGGCATCCAGATTTCGATTGATGACTTTGGAACGGGTTACAGTTCACTTTCGTACTTGAAGCGTTACCCGGTGCATACGCTCAAGATGGACAAGTACTTTGTGGATCACGTGGCTGATAACGAAGAAGATGCTTCGTTTGCCCGCATGGTGATTGGCATTGCGAGGTCCTTGAACTTGGACCTCATCGCCGAAGGCGTTGAAACGAAGGAACAACTCGACTTCTTGTATCGCGAAGGTTGCCACTTGATTCAGGGCTTCTACTTTAGCAGGCCTCTCAATACGGATATGGCGCTAGAGTACATGAAGGAACATTATAACGTTCCGACGCAGGGCTCGACCTTTGAGACTGAACAGAACGTTGTTAAAGCTTAG
- the greA gene encoding transcription elongation factor GreA → MKHLISKEGFEKFKAEWEHLKYVERPAMINQVQAAAAEGDRSENAAYTYGRMRVREIDRRLRELDRILDGAQIVENAATKDGSIRFGATVKMIDKKTKREKVYSIVGDKEIDPLQGRISMKSPIGEALQGKKAGDTVEVQAPRGKITYEILEVTY, encoded by the coding sequence ATGAAACACTTGATTTCGAAAGAAGGCTTTGAAAAATTCAAGGCAGAATGGGAACATCTCAAATACGTCGAACGCCCGGCAATGATCAACCAGGTGCAAGCCGCCGCTGCCGAAGGCGACCGCAGCGAAAACGCCGCCTACACTTACGGGCGTATGCGCGTGCGCGAAATTGACCGCCGCTTGCGTGAACTCGACCGCATTTTGGATGGCGCTCAAATTGTCGAAAACGCCGCCACCAAGGATGGTTCCATCCGCTTTGGCGCCACCGTCAAGATGATCGACAAGAAGACTAAGCGCGAAAAGGTCTACAGCATCGTCGGCGACAAGGAAATCGACCCGCTCCAGGGCCGCATCAGCATGAAATCCCCCATCGGTGAAGCCTTGCAAGGCAAAAAAGCTGGCGACACCGTCGAAGTCCAAGCCCCCCGCGGAAAGATTACGTACGAGATTCTGGAAGTAACTTATTAA